One genomic window of Bartonella sp. HY038 includes the following:
- the phnF gene encoding phosphonate metabolism transcriptional regulator PhnF has protein sequence MNSSYGRWKYVRDVLDNEISSGILSAGSQLATENQLSQRFDIGRHSIRRAIAALVSMGKLRVDQGRGTFVEFRRPIRYVVSQRTRFHPNLISEGRVPSTENIFACLVEADKEKAERLKVNLGDLLVMVGQRSFADGEPIHISRSYHPAQRFPEFLQFYHDGLGDSAIYRHYGIDDYLRHETIISARLALDEEAEMLQLSNGQPVIVMEKCDVDLEYRPIGYAVSIWAAEKVQFAFDTGRL, from the coding sequence ATGAATTCTTCATATGGACGCTGGAAATACGTTAGAGACGTATTGGATAACGAAATATCTTCAGGTATTCTTTCTGCGGGTAGCCAACTTGCAACAGAAAATCAACTTTCACAGCGTTTTGACATTGGCCGCCATTCTATTCGCCGCGCAATTGCCGCTTTGGTATCGATGGGTAAATTACGGGTTGATCAAGGGCGAGGTACTTTTGTCGAGTTTCGCCGGCCAATCCGTTACGTCGTGTCGCAGCGCACGCGTTTTCACCCCAATCTTATAAGTGAGGGGCGTGTGCCAAGTACTGAAAATATTTTTGCTTGTCTTGTTGAAGCAGATAAAGAAAAAGCTGAGCGGTTAAAAGTAAACCTTGGTGATTTACTGGTGATGGTGGGACAACGCAGCTTTGCTGATGGTGAGCCTATTCATATTTCGCGTTCTTATCACCCAGCGCAACGCTTTCCTGAATTTTTGCAATTCTATCATGATGGTCTTGGTGATAGTGCCATTTATCGCCATTACGGCATTGATGATTATTTGCGTCATGAAACCATTATATCAGCGCGGTTGGCGCTTGATGAGGAGGCGGAAATGCTCCAACTTTCAAATGGCCAGCCTGTTATCGTGATGGAAAAATGCGATGTCGATTTGGAGTATCGCCCCATTGGCTATGCAGTATCAATCTGGGCGGCTGAAAAGGTGCAATTTGCTTTTGATACAGGCCGCCTTTGA
- the phnC gene encoding phosphonate ABC transporter ATP-binding protein: MKAVEVANISKTYGRTKALKGISLSIDKGEMVALIGASGSGKSTLIRHLAGLETADRGSADINIFGEKTQENGQATKASKMMRGKISVIFQQFNLVNRLSLLTNVLIGLLGRIPSWRGTLGFFKREEKIAAIDALTRVGIDHAAFQRASTLSGGQQQRAAIARSLLQNAEILIADEPISALDPASARRVMDILSKINEEDGITMIVSLHQVEYARRFCPRTIAMRDGAIVYDGPSINLTNAFLSELYGSASEELVLPDAADMPLASHNTPPKVSVRQQYFQPA; this comes from the coding sequence ATGAAAGCCGTTGAAGTTGCCAATATTTCCAAAACCTATGGACGCACCAAAGCGCTTAAAGGTATTAGCTTATCAATTGATAAGGGTGAAATGGTAGCGCTTATCGGTGCTTCGGGATCGGGAAAAAGTACCTTAATCCGACATTTGGCAGGTCTTGAAACAGCAGATCGCGGCAGTGCTGACATTAATATTTTTGGCGAAAAAACCCAAGAAAATGGTCAAGCAACCAAAGCCAGCAAAATGATGCGTGGCAAAATATCGGTGATCTTTCAACAATTCAATCTGGTTAACCGTTTATCATTATTAACCAATGTTCTCATCGGTCTTTTGGGGCGTATTCCATCTTGGCGTGGCACTTTAGGCTTTTTCAAACGCGAAGAAAAAATAGCTGCAATTGATGCCTTGACACGAGTGGGAATTGACCATGCTGCATTTCAGCGCGCCTCAACCCTTTCAGGTGGTCAACAACAACGGGCAGCAATTGCCCGATCACTTTTACAAAATGCTGAAATTTTAATTGCCGATGAGCCAATTTCAGCCCTTGACCCAGCATCGGCCCGCCGCGTCATGGATATTTTATCTAAAATCAATGAAGAAGATGGCATCACCATGATTGTCTCGCTTCATCAGGTAGAATATGCAAGGCGTTTTTGCCCAAGAACCATCGCCATGCGTGATGGTGCAATTGTTTATGACGGGCCTTCAATCAACTTAACCAATGCTTTTTTATCAGAGCTTTATGGTAGCGCATCAGAAGAACTTGTTTTGCCCGATGCGGCTGATATGCCGTTAGCAAGTCACAATACACCGCCAAAAGTATCTGTAAGACAACAATATTTCCAGCCTGCGTGA
- the phnH gene encoding phosphonate C-P lyase system protein PhnH has protein sequence MQNPNIQPSIQDELDNRHFEKLMKALANPGCDITCDNLSWATFGDTLLDRETRFFCDELTLRQKLQATGALPSSLPQAQYVFMPLENESDVEAITHIAIGDLLYPEKGALLIAPAQFGVGTALRLSGPGIKGQKTIQFGGVYPQFWAMRNALISYPLGFDIFFFSQNSLIGLPRSTYVEVL, from the coding sequence ATGCAAAATCCAAACATACAACCAAGCATACAAGATGAACTGGATAATAGGCATTTTGAAAAGTTAATGAAAGCCTTGGCAAATCCTGGTTGTGACATAACTTGTGATAATCTGTCATGGGCAACATTTGGCGATACTTTGCTTGACCGTGAAACGCGATTTTTTTGCGATGAACTCACGCTAAGGCAAAAATTGCAAGCAACTGGTGCTTTGCCTTCCTCCCTGCCACAAGCGCAATATGTTTTTATGCCACTTGAAAATGAAAGCGATGTTGAGGCGATAACGCATATTGCAATTGGCGATCTTCTCTATCCTGAAAAAGGCGCATTATTAATTGCGCCAGCACAATTTGGTGTTGGAACAGCATTACGGCTTTCTGGACCTGGCATTAAAGGCCAAAAAACTATTCAATTTGGCGGAGTTTACCCTCAATTTTGGGCAATGCGTAATGCTCTTATTTCCTATCCGCTTGGTTTTGACATTTTTTTCTTCAGTCAAAATAGTCTTATCGGGCTACCCCGTTCCACCTATGTTGAAGTTTTGTAA
- the phnG gene encoding phosphonate C-P lyase system protein PhnG, with protein sequence MSPTIENRDNPSDNDIFAHSDRLSILARADGLAIKQLSETLIDDLGDIEVIQSRTGLVMVPMRDSVKGSEFHLGEVLVAEAHIQLKQLNCIGYGMIVGRDLEQAMAMAVIDAAFNANIQSNEISSFLKTAFELQSQEDHQRLCEVNATRVEMETF encoded by the coding sequence ATGTCCCCAACCATTGAGAACCGAGATAATCCTAGCGATAATGATATTTTTGCGCATAGTGATAGGTTATCTATTCTTGCGCGTGCTGATGGCTTAGCTATCAAGCAACTCAGTGAAACTTTAATTGATGATTTAGGCGATATCGAGGTTATTCAAAGCCGTACTGGTCTTGTCATGGTGCCGATGCGTGACAGCGTAAAAGGCAGTGAATTTCACCTTGGTGAAGTGCTTGTTGCTGAAGCTCACATTCAGCTCAAACAATTAAACTGTATCGGTTATGGCATGATTGTCGGCCGTGATCTTGAGCAAGCCATGGCAATGGCGGTTATTGATGCCGCTTTTAATGCAAATATCCAAAGCAATGAGATTTCCAGCTTTTTGAAAACTGCCTTTGAGTTGCAAAGCCAAGAAGATCATCAACGCTTATGCGAAGTAAATGCCACCCGTGTAGAGATGGAAACATTTTAA